The Caldalkalibacillus uzonensis genomic interval ATCAACAACTTGTGTCTTGTCAGGCTCTGCTCCCATTTGTACCGCCCGATCAATTGCCTGTTTCCTTGCTTGGTTAATTGCTTCTTCCCTTGAAACGTTGTCCAATGACCAAAGAGTATCCACTTCACCGCTAGCCTCAGCTGTTGCCGCACCGATGGCATTGGCACAACCAAAGTTTTCCGGCCTAATGATCTTTCCCATGCCCGGTACACGATCTGGTATAAGAATACTTCCACCACCAACGAGTACGACAGGCAAGGATTTCGATGACGTTTTAATACGATCGCATGCATCAGATACCAATTCGATTATTTTATTCATTGCTCTTTTTACAAAAGTCGTATCTAAAGAAGCCAAACGAGAAAGATCGCAACGTGGATCGTCAATATGAGCAATACCGGATGCAAGCGCAACATCCGTAGCTGTAATGACATCGCCACCGAAACAAAGTGCTTTTTTCGTAATCTCATATCCCACACTGTCAGGACCCACCTTGATCTCACCGTTTTCTTCTCTTACAATACTTCCCCCGCCGACACCAATGGATATTAAATCTGGCATACGAAAGTTCGTAAGCACTCCACCGACTTCCACGGCAATAGATGACTGTCTTGGAAAACCTTTGACCATAATTCCAACATCAGTAGATGTCCCACCGATGTCAACGACTATACAATCTTTTTCATTAGTAAGATAGGCCGCACCTCGTAGGCTATTTGTCGGCCCCGACCCAATTGTCAAAATTGGGTAACGGATAGCATAATCTAATGACATAAGTGTCCCGTCGTTCTGGGCGAAGAATACGTCTGTTTTTATGCCGAACTGATTAAGCGCCTCTCTCAACCCATTGGCAGCTTTTTTTGCGACATTGACAACTGCAGCATTTAACACTGTAGAATTTTCCCGTTCAATAAATCCCAAACTTCCAATTTCCGAAGACAATGTTATTGCTACTTCCGGCCCCAAAACATCCCGTGCAAGCTTTGCAAACTCCTGCTCATGGTCCTTATTTACAGGCGAAAAAATTGAACATATTGCAAGAGATTCTATTCGAGAAGCCTTAATCCGATTCAAAACTGATAAACATTCCTCCTGATCAAGATGCTTTCCAGCCAATGGCCTCCCGTCGTACTCATATCCTCCGTGAACTAAATAAGCCTCAGCCCCCATAGCCTCAACAAGAT includes:
- a CDS encoding hydantoinase/oxoprolinase family protein, translated to MAEKRYRLGIDVGGTNTDVVILDPDNSVVAAVKSPTTADVQGGIYSGIEKVLQDSKIDVTKISYVALGTTHATNAIIQRKELSKVSVVRICLPAGKGVPPLMDWPQDLVEAMGAEAYLVHGGYEYDGRPLAGKHLDQEECLSVLNRIKASRIESLAICSIFSPVNKDHEQEFAKLARDVLGPEVAITLSSEIGSLGFIERENSTVLNAAVVNVAKKAANGLREALNQFGIKTDVFFAQNDGTLMSLDYAIRYPILTIGSGPTNSLRGAAYLTNEKDCIVVDIGGTSTDVGIMVKGFPRQSSIAVEVGGVLTNFRMPDLISIGVGGGSIVREENGEIKVGPDSVGYEITKKALCFGGDVITATDVALASGIAHIDDPRCDLSRLASLDTTFVKRAMNKIIELVSDACDRIKTSSKSLPVVLVGGGSILIPDRVPGMGKIIRPENFGCANAIGAATAEASGEVDTLWSLDNVSREEAINQARKQAIDRAVQMGAEPDKTQVVDMEMVPLTYLPGNVVRIKSKAAGPLTITNT